In Euwallacea similis isolate ESF13 chromosome 17, ESF131.1, whole genome shotgun sequence, a single window of DNA contains:
- the nst gene encoding phosphoacetylglucosamine mutase produces MANNNNNKSRCKTVYAFAREMYPKTIKSDISYGTAGFRTRATNLHYVTYRMGLLAVLRARVKKAVIGVMITASHNPEPDNGVKLIDPMGEMLEQSWEKWATKIVNVADDKLETVINDIIKEYDVQNMNDRPEIVVGKDTRPSSPSLGKAVIDGVLAMGGKPIDYGIVTTPQLHYFVVCKNTNRAYGQPTEEGYYKKLTNAFKKVRGSQFNNGNYTNRILYDGANGVGAKKIKFFKEGLENSLNIDMYNDEIIGSGKLNYLCGADFVKSQQKFPTGLPEEPNQRCCSVDGDADRLVYYYLDENQKFHLMDGDRIATLIAGYLKEVLEKTGLKLHLGLVQTAYANGASTDYITNELKVPVACVPTGVKWLHHKALEYDIGVYFEANGHGTVIFKPEAKDKIRNAYQTNNLTPEQKDATLRLISLIDIINETVGDAISDMLLVETILHARGWNITQWEKAYTDLPNRLLKVTVQDRTVISTTDAERKCVTPKDLQNEIDNIVTKYPKGRSFVRPSGTEDLIRVYAEAATRQDCDKLAEEVAKKVHEMAGGTGTGNWPMLTN; encoded by the exons ATGGccaataacaacaataataaatcgaGGTGTAAGACAGTGTATGCTTTCGCTAGAGAAATGTATCCCAAGACCATCAAAAGTGATATCTCCTACGGGACTGCGGGATTCCGAACAAG GGCAACAAATTTGCATTATGTCACGTACAGAATGGGACTGCTTGCAGTTCTGCGGGCGAGAGTAAagaaag CGGTAATTGGTGTAATGATCACAGCATCACACAATCCAGAGCCTGATAATGGAGTGAAGTTGATCGATCCCATGGGCGAAATGTTAGAACAAAGCTGGGAAAAATGGGCCACTAAAATTGTGAATGTAGC AGACGACAAACTAGAAACGGTGATAAATGACATTATTAAAGAATATGATGTTCAGAACATGAATGATAGGCCTGAAATTGTCGTGGGGAAAGACACGAGACCCAGTAGTCCTAGTTTAGGGAAAGCTGTTATTGATG GAGTTCTAGCTATGGGGGGAAAACCTATTGACTATGGGATAGTTACAACGCCTCAATTGCACTATTTCGTCGTCTGTAAGAATACTAACAGGGCTTATGGCCAACCTACTGAAGAAGGATATTATAAGAAACTGACTAATGCCTTTAAAAAAGTTCGAGGTAGTCAATTTAATAATGGCAATTATACTAATAG GATTTTATATGATGGTGCTAACGGGGTAGGAGCCAAGAAAATCAAGTTCTTCAAGGAAGGCCTTGAGAATAGTTTGAATATCGACATGTACAATGACGAGATTATTGGGTCGGGCAAGCTAAATTACTTg tgcgGTGCCGATTTTGTTAAGTCCCAGCAGAAATTCCCTACCGGCCTCCCTGAGGAGCCCAATCAGAGATGTTGTTCGGTAGACGGAGACGCGGATAGATTAGTCTACTATTACTTGGATGAGAACCAGAAATTCCATCTCATGGACGGTGACCGTATCGCCACCCTTATAGCTGGCTACCTGAAAGAG GTCTTGGAAAAGACCGGATTGAAGCTGCACTTGGGCCTAGTTCAGACTGCTTACGCTAACGGAGCTTCGACTGATTACATTACTAATGAATTG AAAGTTCCGGTGGCATGCGTGCCTACAGGTGTAAAGTGGTTGCACCACAAAGCCCTTGAATACGACATCGGAGTGTATTTCGAAGCCAACGGCCACGGCACCGTTATTTTTAAGCCAGAAGCCAAAGACAAAATACGAAATGCCTATCAAACCAATAA CTTAACGCCCGAACAAAAGGACGCAACCCTAAGGCTGATTAGCTTAATAGATATTATAAATGAAACGGTGGGGGACGCTATTTCTGACATGTTGTTGGTGGAAACGATATTGCATGCTAGAGGCTGGAACATTACGCAGTGGGAGAAAGCCTACACAGATCTACCAAACAGACTTCTTAAAGTTACGGTGCAG GATCGAACTGTGATCAGTACAACAGACGCGGAAAGGAAATGCGTGACCCCAAAGGACCTGCAAAACGAAATTGACAACATTGTTACTAAGTACCCCAAGGGGAGATCTTTCGTGCGACCTTCAG GAACTGAAGACTTAATAAGAGTTTACGCGGAAGCGGCCACGAGACAAGACTGCGATAAATTGGCAGAAGAGGTTGCCAAGAAGGTGCACGAAATGGCAGGGGGTACCGGCACTGGTAACTGGCCGATGCTCACCAACTAA
- the LOC136414432 gene encoding RCC1-like G exchanging factor-like protein encodes MNASKRISFQVLNLNSILGLRFISGPKRKYPINPDHWKDVPVHEFKQSKSAYKRLFAWGNAQTGALGIKGIVEKEVMCIRGPKRLSLGEKFEVITAAAGFGFSVVAVNSDNNVKLYGTGINTDSQIGYHAIREGHPMEIIYYHQPISLPFRNSNEAKILKLSTGRAHLMVLTNEGIFLLGNNAYGQCGRKIISNENYSKSNLINYIDRIDGNRIIDIECGQDHSMLITEEGSVYSCGWGADGQTGLGHFNNCSNFTKVKGDIDKEKITKLACRADFVLALNDKGEAFGWGNTEYGQMSLPSGDQQLATPTNINMLNKLGKIKSIASGGSFCLIATDQGEVFSWGYGVLGLGPNINLSKKPLKIPEVLFGRNDFQPDSKVIDLVCGVNYAAAVTNFGDMFIWGRNKSGCLGLGDDNDQYFPFKVSIGGRVEKVFCGFDHTLAVCKPFI; translated from the coding sequence ATGAATGCCTCTAAACGAATATCGTTTCAAGTcctcaatttaaattcaattttgggTCTCCGATTTATCAGCGGACCGAAAAGAAAATATCCCATCAATCCCGATCACTGGAAAGATGTGCCAGTACATGAATTCAAGCAAAGTAAATCGGCATATAAAAGGCTATTCGCATGGGGCAATGCACAAACTGGAGCTCTGGGCATTAAAGGAATTGTAGAAAAAGAAGTTATGTGTATAAGAGGGCCTAAAAGATTGTCATTGGGGGAGAAGTTTGAGGTAATAACTGCAGCTGCAGGATTTGGTTTCTCAGTTGTGGCTGTAAATAGCGACAATAATGTGAAGCTTTATGGAACAGGGATCAATACTGATTCGCAAATTGGATATCATGCAATTCGAGAGGGTCATCCAATGGAAATTATCTATTATCACCAGCCTATTTCCTTGCCCTTCAGAAATTCTAATGAAGCAAAGATACTTAAATTATCCACAGGTAGAGCACATTTGATGGTCTTGACAAatgaaggaatttttttgCTGGGAAATAATGCCTATGGGCAATGTGGcaggaaaattatttctaatgaaaattacTCTAAAAGCAACCTTATAAACTACATAGACAGAATTGATGGAAATCGGATTATTGACATTGAATGTGGCCAAGATCACAGTATGCTTATAACTGAAGAAGGTTCAGTGTATTCTTGTGGATGGGGGGCTGATGGGCAAACAGGCCTTGGACATTTTAACAACTGTAGTAATTTTACTAAAGTCAAGGGTGACATagacaaggaaaaaattacaaaattagcATGTCGAGCTGATTTTGTCTTGGCTTTAAATGATAAAGGAGAAGCCTTTGGCTGGGGCAATACTGAATATGGACAAATGTCTTTGCCAAGTGGAGATCAGCAACTGGCCACGCCAACAAATATCAACATGCTCAacaaattaggaaaaattaaaagcattGCAAGTGGAGGTTCATTTTGTCTCATAGCAACTGATCAAGGGGAAGTGTTCTCATGGGGCTATGGAGTATTAGGTTTAGgtccaaatattaatttatcaaaaaaaccaTTGAAAATACCTGAAGTTTTGTTTGGACGTAATGATTTTCAGCCAGACAGTAAAGTTATAGATTTAGTGTGTGGTGTCAATTATGCTGCTGCTGTAACAAACTTCGGAGATATGTTTATTTGGGGAAGAAATAAGAGCGGGTGTCTAGGACTGGGGGATGATAATGACCAGTATTTTCCCTTTAAAGTTTCAATAGGGGGAAGGGTTGAAAAGGTGTTTTGCGGGTTTGATCACACTCTTGCCGTATGCAAGCcgtttatttaa